Proteins from a genomic interval of Vicinamibacterales bacterium:
- a CDS encoding Gfo/Idh/MocA family oxidoreductase, protein MAIVGCGLIGKKRKAALGKARLVACVDRDLSRAQSLAAGSPEAIAATSLDQVLRHNIDIVVVATTNDALADTACAALDAGCHVIVEKPAARTVAELDRIKTAAGRAQRLVRVGFNHRYHPALLKAKEIVDSGALGPLMFVRGRYGHGGRLGYDREWRADPVLSGGGELIDQGVHLIDLSRWYLGAEFTEIAGFAGTFYWDMPVDDNAFLTLRTATGATAFLHMSCSEWKNLFSLEIYGRNGKLHIEGLGGSYGVERLTWYRMLPEMGPPETEAWEFPRGDRSWELEFGEFLDDIAANRTPAAGLSDARAALAVVERIYRNGTP, encoded by the coding sequence GTGGCCATCGTCGGATGCGGATTGATCGGCAAGAAACGGAAGGCGGCGCTCGGCAAGGCACGCCTTGTAGCCTGCGTCGATCGCGATCTCTCCCGAGCGCAGAGTCTGGCCGCCGGCTCACCAGAAGCCATCGCAGCGACGAGTCTCGATCAGGTCCTAAGACACAACATCGACATCGTGGTCGTGGCGACGACCAACGACGCGCTGGCCGACACCGCGTGCGCAGCGCTTGACGCAGGTTGCCACGTAATCGTCGAGAAGCCTGCGGCCAGGACGGTCGCTGAACTCGACCGCATCAAGACTGCTGCCGGTCGCGCGCAGAGGCTAGTGCGGGTGGGCTTCAATCATCGCTACCATCCGGCGCTGCTGAAAGCCAAAGAGATCGTCGACTCGGGGGCACTGGGTCCGCTCATGTTCGTGCGGGGCCGCTACGGGCATGGTGGCCGCCTCGGATACGACCGAGAGTGGCGCGCCGATCCGGTGCTGTCGGGAGGCGGAGAACTGATCGACCAGGGTGTGCACCTGATCGACCTGTCGCGTTGGTACCTCGGGGCCGAGTTCACGGAGATCGCGGGTTTCGCCGGCACGTTCTATTGGGACATGCCGGTCGACGACAACGCCTTCCTGACCCTGCGCACCGCGACTGGCGCGACGGCGTTCCTGCATATGAGCTGCTCGGAGTGGAAGAACCTGTTCTCGCTCGAAATCTACGGACGCAACGGAAAGCTCCACATTGAGGGGCTCGGCGGCAGCTACGGTGTTGAACGGCTCACGTGGTACCGCATGCTTCCAGAAATGGGCCCACCCGAAACCGAAGCGTGGGAGTTCCCGCGCGGTGACCGATCGTGGGAGCTCGAGTTCGGAGAATTTCTGGATGACATCGCCGCGAACCGGACACCCGCCGCTGGGCTGAGCGATGCGCGCGCGGCGCTGGCCGTTGTTGAACGGATCTATCGCAATGGCACCCCATAA
- a CDS encoding nucleotidyltransferase family protein produces the protein MTLPVAILAGGLATRLRPLTDEVPKSLVDVAGRPFAEHQLDLLHQHGFNEVVFCVGHLSAQIERALGDGGRFGMRLSYVDDGPELVGTGGALRRALPRLGESFLVMYGDSYLDCDYQAIALAFMSSAKLGLMTVLQNENRWDRSNVRFERGAIQAYDKTTSDPAFKHVDYGLGALRAEALFPYPSDRKLDLAQVYQDLHARDQLAAYEVPERFYEIGSLSGLEEVRAKLATRDVS, from the coding sequence GTGACGCTTCCCGTAGCCATTCTCGCCGGCGGCCTCGCCACACGGCTGCGGCCCCTCACCGACGAGGTTCCGAAGTCGTTGGTTGATGTTGCCGGCCGCCCATTCGCCGAGCACCAGCTCGACCTCTTGCACCAACACGGGTTCAACGAAGTCGTGTTCTGCGTCGGCCACCTTAGCGCCCAGATCGAGCGCGCCCTTGGCGACGGCGGCCGATTCGGTATGCGGCTGTCATACGTGGACGATGGCCCGGAGCTGGTCGGGACCGGCGGCGCGCTACGTCGAGCGCTGCCGCGCCTCGGCGAGTCGTTTCTCGTGATGTATGGCGATTCCTATCTCGACTGCGACTACCAGGCCATTGCATTGGCCTTCATGTCGAGCGCCAAGCTTGGTCTGATGACGGTCCTCCAGAACGAGAACCGGTGGGATCGCAGCAACGTCCGCTTCGAGCGCGGCGCCATTCAGGCGTACGACAAGACCACCAGCGATCCAGCGTTCAAGCATGTGGACTATGGCCTGGGCGCCTTGCGGGCGGAAGCGCTGTTCCCGTATCCGTCGGACCGCAAGCTCGATCTGGCGCAGGTATACCAGGACCTCCACGCCCGCGACCAACTCGCCGCGTACGAGGTCCCGGAGCGTTTCTACGAGATCGGGTCTCTTTCCGGCCTCGAAGAAGTTCGAGCCAAGTTAGCTACGAGGGACGTCTCTTGA